In Silurus meridionalis isolate SWU-2019-XX chromosome 7, ASM1480568v1, whole genome shotgun sequence, the genomic stretch TAGGAGTCAATGCTAAATATAGCTCCAGGATCATTTTAGCCATGTGatgtattttcttaaaaatcTCCCAGAATATCTgagtaaaatgttaatgtttcGAAAGATTCTGTGCCTTTACACTGTTGGTTTGCACAATTAGTTAACTTACATGTCATTTCTAACAAGAATACAACTACAGCTCATTGCAACCCCAGTGACAATTTAGCCAATAATAGAATCTTTTCTTAGCAATTTACCAAGTTTCCCGATGTCGTCGTGCCCTCACGGGACCTTTATTCAAAATCAAGGCCTTACCAATTCATGAGCTTTATCTCAACAACCATACTTCTTTGTTGAATAGCAACAGTGTCCAAATTCTTGAAATGTTATGTGGTCGGCTACAATAGTACGCTGATGTGTTCCCCATGCTAGCAGTTAAATCTAAGCACAATCACAGTGCTATTTCTGTGGTTCTGGAAGCTTCGGTCTTCTTCTTTATGAAAGACTACACATGCTACATAGTAGCTACCATAATCATAATCCCAATAATTATCCTGTTTATATACCATCCATAAGTTCTCGGTTGCCTAGCAACGATGTAGCGTCACGTTTTTTACTACAGGCAAACGCACCATGTTAGCATTTAATGCTAGGAttaatttcaattttatttataatttttttatagaaatttcTGACATAAATGTTGATGTCCTGATGGTTCTCTGATTTTACATTGTCTCATTGTAATCATTAGCTGTAGCTGTTAGCTACTTTCCCCTCAATGACGATGTTTTCCAGTTGCTTAGCAATACTTTTATACATTGCATGTTGCTCTCTGACCTGAGAGCCACGAGGGCGTGATGGTGTCTGTGATCCAGGTGACGTAACTCTCCCTGAGAGAGCACAGAAACGTTTCCATGTCACGGTGAGATACCAGCTCCTTCCTTTTGCTTAGCTCTTCATCCAGGTGACAGTGTGGTGAGAGGAAGAGAATTCTGGGTAAAAAGAGTGTGGGCTTGATGTTCACGCCACAACGCTGCATGTGGCTGCGCAGATCCTGGGCTTTCATCTGGAAATACGTATAAATGCACACTCTTTCATCagaaatcaaagaaaaaaacaaacaattttacATGTGCcacctgtttttttcttgttttcttttaggTAACCATTGATATTCTGAATGATTCTGTTTTTACTATATCTTAACgtaatattctttaaaaaactaGCTACTAGCTCCTAGCAACTCACTGTGTAAGTGTACTAAGATACCTGAAGGTAATTATGATGTTCTGGAGGGTTCTGTCTTGTTTTTGTACTATTACTGTGTCTTTACATTTTCTCAACCAATGACAACACATGCTAGTGTGATAAAGTCATAGCCTTGATAACTCGCTAGCTAAGTTATCTAATTCTGGGACAAATAGTTCTTACAGAATCCCAGAGGTGTATTTGGGGTATTTGTCCTGTTGGAAAGCAAATCAGTGTCCCTCCAAATGCAAACAAGGTGGGATGGCATGTCGCTGCAAAAATGCTGGCCCCAAAGTTTAACCTCAATTCtgactaaatcaccaacagtgtcacccGCAAAGCACCTCCAAACCATCACAGTGAGAACAGTGAGAACTACACATTCAGAATCCATTCATTCGCCCACTGTACAACAAAGACATGGTATTTAGAACCAAAAATCAGACAGAAGAACAGTTTTCCATTGTGTTTCTCCACCCAAGCAAGTCTCttttgcttgttgttcttcCGAAATAATGgtttccttgccacaattctTCTAAACAGTGAATGgtgaaatatgtctgccaaTTTAACTTAAACCCATAGGTTTCTTCAATTGAAActaaatttaattgaactggTGTTCTGAGGCTTGTAATTCTaattatcctctgcagcagaggtagctcttggtcttcctttcctagGATGGCCCTCATAAGAGCCTGTCTCATCATGgcatttgatggttttggtgACTGCActtgaaaatacatttaaagttcttgagatctTATTAAGGATTAGGATTGACTAACCTTTATTTCAACCTCCATTATTGATAGATTGTCTTTCCCTTTTCTAAACCCAGTGTTTCTTGCCATGATGGATTTGTATAGTTGTTGTAGTCGCACTGATAAAGCTATTGACTTTGTATTCACCCTTTTCTCTGCACAAGATAACTGATGGCCAgattaagaaggcaagaaatgtcacaaattaccTCTTGACAAGTCACACCTGTGACCTGAAAACCACATCGTAtaattttttctgctttttgagtaattaaataaataaacaaaaacaaacaaacaataaaaatgtttgtgtggatCCTGAACGGCTTCACAAGTCATGTAGTTATTACATAAATTagtttttacataaacattttaaaatttttgcgattgtgtgtatatgtgtgtgtgtgtgtgtgtgtgtgtgtgtgtgtgtgtgtgtgtgtgagagagatagagacatgATACAATATGTAGTTTTATTGACTATTATTACACAAATAATTTGTGTAACATAACCAATCAGTTTTCTGTAAAAGTTTTTCAGGAAGCAGTTGAACTGTACACATGACCTCCTCTAACCtcaacaggagtgtgtgtgagaggccCTTATggaaaatcatcatcatcatcatcatcattgtgcTTTCCTCAGCCTCAGTACAGTGCTAGTCATTGACCCTGTTCCAGTTTGTTGCATTTGTTCTATAACTGCTACTTTACATACAGAAGCAACTGTTTGCAGGTTACAGCTCTTTATAGATATTAAAGATTCAGTGTACAGTAATTcactttataaccactttagAAAGGATTTAAACTCTCTAGGTGTGTTAGGGAGAGATCTTTCTCCTAAATTGAACATACACAAACTGctcttttacttatttataaaacaaagcTTCTagagagtgtaagagtgtgatgATCTGTTTATTGGTttcttcttacatttacatttgcggcatttatcagacgcccttatccagagcgacgtacaaaagtgctttaaatctctagtaatgaataaatctacactggcacgcaagattacaaacttagtataaatataactcgaattctacaaacttggaaagtgctaatttaggtatttcaggaagaggtaggtcttcagtcgtcgcttgaagataatcagggactctgctgtacggacatctaggggaagttcattccaccacctcggtgccagaacagagaagagcctagaagtgtacttacctctcattctgagagaagttggtaccagtcgagcagtgctggaggatctcagacagcgtggtgcagtgcgagatgtgatgaggtcactgaggtaagatggtgctggtccatttttggccttgtaggcaagcatcagtgttttgaatctgatacgtgcagctactggaaaccagtggagggagcgcagcagtggggtggtgtgggagaacttgggctgattgaacacaagtcgtgcagctgcattttggatcatttgcagtggatgaatagcgttcaggggaagacctgccagcagagagttgcagtagtcaagtctcgaaatcacaagagactgaacaagcacctgggcagcctgtatggacagaaatggtcgaatccttcggatgttatagagaagagaTCGACAAGAaagagcaacattagcgacatgtgggaagaaagacagttcattgtccatagttaccccaaggttacgagcagtggctgaaggggagagcagagagtcatgaagtgttatttggagatcttgacctggagatgaatcacctggaatgaccagcagttctgttttgctggggttgagttttagttggtgagcactcatccatgaggatatgtctgacaagcatgctgagatccgagcggaagctgtggtatctgatggagtgaaagaaaagatgagttgagtgtcatctgcatagcagtgataagaaaacccatgtgaggatatgactttaccaatggagtgggtatagagggagaaaaggaggggaccaagtacagagccttgtgggacaccagtgatgagtctgcacggggcagatgtggatcccctccatgttacctggtatgagcgaccttccaggcaggaagcaaaccattcccatgctgttccggtAAAGACACACAGTGACCACCAAAGCTGGGGTGTGTCTTAAGGGGTGGCACAGGgtatcctcttttttttttgggataatCCTCATaagagcctgtttcatcatagcatttgatggttttggcCATTGCACTTGAGGATAcctttaaagttcttgagatctTTAAAGCTTGTCTCGacttacaatattttaaataagttacgatggggtcattGGAATGCATCTTCATGGTAAGTTGGGGACTACCTGTAATCATAATCAGGGTTGTAGACGTAACTCTTACCGTGATGGCCTGCAGGGGATCACGGATCTGCTGAATGGATGTGTTAGTAAAGTTCTGCTCCTCCTCTTTCACCTTGATGTGCCACGTGTTGGGAGCAGGAGCAGAAATCATTCCTCCCCATGCCTTTACATCTATACAGTACACAGCAGCACCTGCACACAGCAAAGGTTGATTAAAAAGCTCAGTCAAGCGTTTGTCCTGTGAGCTTTTTAAGATCACAGTGCATTAAACAGGAGTCAggaacacatttacaaacactCACCTGTGAGGATGATGAGGCCGATCTCCTGGCGTGAGGTCTGAAACTGGTTTGGGACACGCAGGTTACAGAACACGTCTTCTTTCTTCAGCCCAGTGAGCCTCCTGGAATTTACATAAGCAGAAACTAGACTCATAATATCTTATAATGAAGAAGGCGTGGCTtcagtgtgtctctctctgtccaaaTTAAAGGGGCGTGGCCTCTATGTTTCAGTCCTAATAGGCTCATGTGTTTATCAGAACCgaagaggtgtggcttctgtgttTATTAGTCCTAATGtaaaaggtgtggcctctgtatttcTTAGGCTTAATGAAGGAAGCTTGGATTTTGTGTCTTCAGTCTTGGTCAGTGACAATATGCTATTTTTGTGCCTCTGGTGCAGCTGTTGTAATAAATCGAAGTGACTGCACTTATGATTCCATCCTGAAGATGGTTCTTTATTAACTTCATAAGTTCAACATCTAAATCAAAAAGCTCCTTCAGGATTATAACACTTTTATATACAACTtaagaaagaaacacatttaCTGAAGCACTTACCGCACATGATGCAGAAATTCTGCTAAGGTAG encodes the following:
- the si:zfos-911d5.4 gene encoding uncharacterized protein si:zfos-911d5.4 → MFLSSGPGEPRSSVKTISLASSPAGLENLQTKEKIPTLAEFLHHVRRLTGLKKEDVFCNLRVPNQFQTSRQEIGLIILTGAAVYCIDVKAWGGMISAPAPNTWHIKVKEEEQNFTNTSIQQIRDPLQAITMKAQDLRSHMQRCGVNIKPTLFLPRILFLSPHCHLDEELSKRKELVSHRDMETFLCSLRESYVTWITDTITPSWLSGHLSFRQLGTVRELLGQMGTWDMVQLSDGTELKGDFQGCQNLALDRQETDVLEFSRGRSLSTDTLWALLGHTPQVTVKMHKRGAHSWWGKPLSGTTTIPSNTYILFRISGDDKDAKIPATSIHTVTLSI